The following proteins are encoded in a genomic region of Spirosoma sp. SC4-14:
- a CDS encoding GNAT family N-acetyltransferase translates to MTISIAHSDADIRRCLPAMLALRSHLTEEQALEQIRIQQNEDRFVLAFVDEGDAPKPSPAVVGYRFMNVLYSGKTIYIDDLSTLPEARGKGYASKLLDFVIEQARQNGCQCVSLDSGQNPARYDAHRLYLNKRFNIVSHHFKLDL, encoded by the coding sequence ATGACTATATCAATTGCCCATTCTGATGCCGATATCCGGCGTTGTTTGCCTGCCATGCTGGCGCTGCGTTCGCACCTGACCGAAGAGCAGGCTCTCGAACAAATTCGTATTCAGCAAAATGAAGATCGTTTCGTGCTGGCTTTTGTCGACGAAGGCGATGCCCCGAAACCGTCGCCTGCCGTAGTTGGCTATCGGTTTATGAATGTGCTCTATAGCGGAAAAACCATTTATATCGACGACCTGTCGACGCTTCCCGAAGCGCGTGGGAAAGGCTATGCCAGTAAGCTGCTTGATTTTGTTATTGAGCAGGCTCGCCAGAACGGTTGTCAGTGTGTCTCGCTTGATTCGGGCCAAAATCCGGCTCGTTATGATGCGCACCGTCTGTATCTCAATAAACGATTTAACATAGTGAGTCATCATTTTAAGCTGGATTTGTAA
- a CDS encoding regulatory protein RecX produces the protein MTDYLKDALRKAAMFCAYQERTQQEVRERLKEWGVLGDDAEEVIAELIQQNYLNEERFAKSFAGGKFRVKGWGKRKIKQHLQQRGISGYNLDQAMKEIEPDDYRETLVDLLDKKRRSLRDDNPLIVKQKLVRYAISKGYEADLIWQVLGAEE, from the coding sequence ATGACCGATTATTTGAAAGATGCCCTTCGTAAAGCGGCTATGTTTTGTGCCTATCAGGAGCGAACGCAGCAGGAAGTCAGAGAGCGCCTGAAAGAATGGGGTGTTCTGGGCGACGATGCCGAAGAAGTTATTGCCGAGCTAATCCAGCAGAATTATCTGAACGAAGAACGCTTCGCCAAATCGTTTGCGGGAGGCAAGTTTCGGGTTAAAGGTTGGGGAAAGCGCAAGATCAAGCAGCATCTTCAGCAGCGGGGGATATCCGGTTATAACCTCGACCAGGCTATGAAAGAAATCGAACCCGACGATTACCGCGAAACGCTGGTCGATTTGCTGGATAAAAAACGCCGGAGTCTTCGCGACGATAATCCGCTGATCGTTAAGCAGAAACTGGTTCGGTATGCCATCAGTAAAGGTTACGAAGCGGATCTGATCTGGCAGGTGCTGGGAGCCGAAGAATAA
- a CDS encoding Hsp20/alpha crystallin family protein has product MKAIENVFQGTGGQVDLLNTLYGGSSQTTMNVEREDERLIIKLSAPGVSANAFNVLIEGSKLVLYTLLVSTSARKDEEGNSQRLAVPMFLRVLDIPSFVDVDHIEAVHEHGQVMVMLPFKDEEQLHRRIDIKDLF; this is encoded by the coding sequence ATGAAAGCGATAGAAAATGTTTTTCAGGGAACGGGCGGTCAAGTGGATTTGCTCAATACCCTCTACGGTGGTTCGAGCCAAACGACAATGAACGTTGAACGTGAGGACGAACGACTCATCATTAAATTATCGGCACCGGGTGTTAGTGCAAATGCATTCAATGTGCTGATAGAAGGCAGCAAACTGGTTTTGTACACGCTTCTGGTCAGTACATCGGCCCGGAAAGATGAAGAAGGCAACAGCCAACGATTAGCCGTTCCTATGTTCCTTCGCGTTCTGGACATTCCATCGTTTGTTGATGTCGATCATATTGAAGCCGTTCACGAACATGGTCAGGTAATGGTAATGCTTCCCTTCAAAGACGAAGAGCAGTTACACCGCCGGATCGATATTAAAGATTTATTCTGA
- a CDS encoding ribonucleotide-diphosphate reductase subunit beta — MAHNDAIEPILEEDKGRFVLFPIKHWDIWEYYKTHEASFWTAEEIDLGQDMKDWNNLNDNERHFISHVLAFFAASDGIVNENLAVNFLSEVQYAEAKCFYGFQVMMENIHSETYSLLIDTYIKDAAEKDRLLNAIDTIPCVQKKAEWALRWIENGSFAERLIAFAAVEGIFFSGSFCSIFWLKKRGLMPGLTFSNELISRDEGLHRDFACMLYTDHIKNKMPESQVYDIIRNAVEIEQEFVADALPVSLIGMNADLMKQYIAFVADHLLVTLGLQKLYNVTNPFDFMDMISLQGKTNFFEKRVGEYQRGEVMAKFRAAKASANQLPDADNPAPILTVEETKSITFDADF; from the coding sequence ATGGCTCATAACGATGCAATCGAACCGATTTTAGAGGAAGACAAAGGCCGCTTCGTGCTGTTCCCAATTAAGCATTGGGACATTTGGGAGTACTACAAAACACATGAAGCGTCGTTCTGGACAGCCGAAGAAATCGACCTCGGTCAGGACATGAAAGACTGGAACAACCTGAACGACAATGAGCGTCATTTCATTTCGCACGTTCTGGCCTTTTTTGCTGCTTCCGACGGGATTGTCAACGAAAATCTGGCTGTCAATTTCCTGTCAGAAGTGCAGTATGCCGAAGCCAAATGCTTTTATGGTTTTCAGGTAATGATGGAAAATATCCATTCCGAAACCTATTCGCTCCTGATCGATACCTACATTAAAGATGCAGCCGAGAAAGATCGGCTTCTCAATGCCATCGATACAATTCCCTGTGTGCAGAAAAAAGCCGAATGGGCTCTCCGCTGGATCGAAAATGGATCGTTTGCCGAACGCCTGATTGCCTTTGCTGCCGTTGAAGGAATTTTCTTCTCGGGCTCGTTCTGCTCTATCTTCTGGCTCAAAAAGCGCGGTCTGATGCCGGGGCTTACCTTCTCCAACGAACTGATTTCACGCGATGAGGGACTACACCGCGATTTTGCCTGCATGCTGTATACCGATCACATCAAGAACAAAATGCCCGAATCGCAGGTTTACGACATTATCCGTAATGCGGTAGAAATTGAGCAGGAGTTTGTGGCCGATGCATTACCGGTATCGTTGATTGGCATGAATGCCGACCTGATGAAACAATACATCGCCTTTGTGGCCGATCACCTGCTGGTGACGCTGGGATTACAAAAACTCTACAACGTGACCAATCCATTCGATTTCATGGATATGATTTCATTGCAGGGCAAAACAAATTTCTTCGAAAAACGGGTTGGGGAGTATCAGCGTGGCGAGGTAATGGCCAAATTCAGAGCAGCAAAAGCGTCTGCCAACCAGTTGCCAGACGCCGACAATCCGGCTCCTATTCTTACCGTCGAAGAAACAAAAAGTATTACGTTCGACGCCGATTTTTAA
- a CDS encoding FtsX-like permease family protein: MNLFRISWSNLKDKPLSSFLSGLLMTFGITIISLLLLLNKQLDDQFRKNIKGIDMVLGAKGSPLQLILSSIYQIDSPTGNIPLEEAEKLSRNPMIKTAIPLSMGDNYRSFRIVGTNKKYLDHFGATVGQGRMFQGDLETVIGPRVAEVAGLKIGDTFAGSHGLDAEGEEHADSKYKVVGILNPSNTVADQLILTPLSSVWAIHEHHEAHGEEHHEEGEAHEEEPREITSMLIQFRNPLGMMIARGINTNSKLQAALPNIEINRLFSLLGVGVETLRGLAIVIMLISGVSVFVSLYNSLKERRYEMALMLSMGATRAQLFGMLVLEGLVLALLGFVLGILLSRVGLWLFSTSVSSEYHYNLAAFSILPEEWILLGIAVLVGVLAAALPALGVYRMNISQTLAED; this comes from the coding sequence ATGAATCTCTTCCGAATTAGTTGGAGCAACCTGAAAGACAAACCTCTGAGCAGTTTCCTGAGTGGGCTGCTAATGACCTTCGGCATCACCATTATTTCGCTGCTGCTGCTGCTGAATAAGCAACTGGACGACCAGTTTCGGAAAAATATTAAAGGCATAGACATGGTGTTGGGCGCAAAAGGTAGTCCGCTGCAACTGATTCTGTCGAGTATCTATCAGATCGATTCGCCAACGGGTAATATTCCGCTCGAAGAAGCCGAGAAGCTATCGCGAAATCCAATGATCAAAACGGCGATCCCGCTGTCTATGGGCGACAATTATCGGTCATTTCGCATTGTAGGTACCAACAAAAAATACCTCGATCATTTTGGCGCCACCGTTGGCCAGGGCCGTATGTTTCAGGGCGATCTGGAAACGGTAATTGGTCCACGGGTGGCCGAAGTGGCGGGGCTGAAAATAGGCGATACGTTTGCCGGGTCGCACGGGCTCGATGCCGAAGGCGAAGAACATGCCGACTCTAAATATAAGGTGGTCGGCATTCTGAATCCCAGCAATACAGTAGCCGATCAACTCATTCTAACTCCGCTTTCAAGTGTCTGGGCGATTCACGAGCACCACGAAGCGCATGGTGAAGAACATCATGAAGAAGGCGAAGCGCACGAGGAGGAACCACGTGAAATCACCAGTATGCTGATTCAGTTCCGCAATCCACTCGGAATGATGATTGCCCGTGGAATCAATACCAATTCAAAACTACAGGCAGCACTGCCCAACATCGAAATCAACCGGTTGTTCTCACTGCTTGGGGTCGGTGTTGAAACGTTGCGCGGGCTGGCTATTGTGATCATGCTCATCTCGGGAGTCAGTGTGTTTGTATCGCTCTATAATTCGTTAAAAGAACGCCGGTATGAAATGGCCCTGATGCTGTCGATGGGCGCTACGCGGGCACAACTGTTTGGTATGCTGGTGCTGGAAGGGTTGGTGTTGGCGTTGCTTGGCTTTGTGCTGGGTATTTTACTGAGCCGCGTTGGTTTGTGGCTGTTTTCAACCAGTGTGTCGTCGGAGTATCACTACAATCTGGCTGCCTTTAGCATTCTGCCCGAAGAGTGGATTTTGCTCGGTATTGCGGTGCTGGTTGGCGTGCTGGCTGCGGCTCTGCCTGCTCTGGGTGTCTATCGCATGAATATTTCCCAGACACTAGCCGAAGATTAA
- a CDS encoding glycosyltransferase family 1 protein has protein sequence MPRLFLETERMSNLSSGLGQVCLHLGRELVRQRPPGWELTFLVPPEQVGAFGPSVEYIVAKKWHRIWQPRKFDVWHCLHQGSKFLPPRSTRLIYTILDLNYLALPEYSEKRKSRQKKYYQQCIDQAYVITTISKYVAEDVRQKLVVPASTCLEAIYCGVDIPAMHPVNPPAVRPDGPFLFFIGMLQPYKNVHTLLPLLDAFPDYRLVLAGPDKPAYSQQIRQQAEQMGVLDRVLMPGPIDEQTKWWLYEHCDAFLFPSLLEGFGLPVVEAMAFGKPVFTSALTSLPEVGGSEAFYFPSFDASTIVETFRKGMQTFRDDPAMSERLRQQSRRFRWENVAADYWSLYERAIR, from the coding sequence ATGCCCCGACTTTTTCTGGAAACTGAACGAATGTCTAACCTATCAAGCGGATTGGGGCAGGTGTGTCTGCATCTGGGTCGTGAGTTGGTTCGGCAGCGGCCTCCTGGCTGGGAGTTAACCTTTCTGGTTCCGCCCGAACAGGTGGGCGCATTTGGCCCATCGGTCGAATACATTGTTGCTAAAAAATGGCACCGTATCTGGCAACCCCGAAAATTTGATGTCTGGCATTGTTTGCACCAGGGATCTAAATTTTTACCACCCCGATCGACCCGGCTGATTTATACCATTCTGGATCTTAATTATTTAGCACTACCCGAATATTCTGAAAAGCGGAAAAGCCGACAGAAAAAATACTATCAACAGTGTATCGACCAGGCGTATGTTATTACAACTATTTCGAAGTATGTAGCCGAGGATGTACGCCAAAAATTGGTTGTTCCAGCCTCCACCTGTCTTGAAGCTATCTATTGCGGAGTCGATATTCCTGCCATGCATCCGGTAAACCCACCTGCAGTTCGACCCGATGGCCCATTCCTGTTTTTTATAGGAATGCTTCAACCTTACAAAAATGTTCATACGCTGTTACCCCTTCTCGATGCCTTTCCCGACTATCGGTTAGTGCTGGCTGGGCCCGATAAGCCAGCCTATAGTCAGCAGATTCGGCAGCAGGCCGAGCAGATGGGTGTTCTGGATCGGGTGCTAATGCCAGGCCCAATTGATGAACAAACGAAGTGGTGGCTTTATGAGCATTGCGATGCTTTTTTATTCCCGTCGTTGCTGGAAGGTTTTGGTTTACCGGTTGTTGAAGCAATGGCTTTCGGGAAGCCCGTGTTTACGTCTGCTCTTACGAGTTTGCCCGAAGTAGGCGGCTCCGAAGCATTTTATTTCCCATCGTTTGATGCATCGACTATTGTCGAAACATTTCGGAAGGGGATGCAGACGTTTCGAGACGATCCGGCAATGTCCGAACGACTACGTCAGCAGAGTCGGCGGTTTCGCTGGGAAAACGTGGCCGCTGATTATTGGAGTCTCTATGAGCGGGCAATTCGCTGA
- a CDS encoding S41 family peptidase — MESEERFNTDQTGPKGARPTIQNSKATVRLPMLLGITLAGGVLIGATFFGGAKSLNTIGRGYTKYREILQLIENNYVDTVNTDELVDYSIEKMLEKLDPHTVYMNPQDAIAARSQLEGGFDGIGVEFNIYKDTVYVVTPLAGGPSETAGIQSGDKIIKVDNTPLAGKKIENSAVFKALRGKRGTEVRLTILRKGEKDPKIFAITRDRIPTYSVDAAYMIDNKTGYIKINRFSETTYDEFKTALTALKAQGMSQLLMDLRNNPGGYMDRATSIADEFISGNKLLVYTDGKDNRYDRQTFARIAGQFEEGPLIVLVDEGSASASEIVAGALQDHDRALIAGRRSFGKGLVQMPVTLSDGSELRLTISRYYTPSGRSIQKPYVPGHEGDYEKDLELRSKRGEYYIADSIKNDPKLKFKTDGGRIVYGGGGITPDYFIPRDSTWQTSYLVQLYSKNIIREFAMEYANDNRSRLEKMPFSDFDRTVTINDDQMNKLVKDATAEGIKFNEKEYTRSKNYIRTQIKALVARSIYQKNNKGGQNNEFFRVISEADDTYQKALKLFDRANKLEHGMFTYNAPDKK, encoded by the coding sequence ATGGAGTCAGAAGAGCGCTTCAATACGGATCAGACGGGGCCTAAAGGTGCTCGTCCAACGATTCAGAATAGTAAAGCAACGGTCCGGCTACCCATGTTACTGGGAATTACACTAGCTGGTGGCGTGCTAATTGGTGCTACGTTTTTTGGGGGAGCAAAGAGCCTGAACACAATTGGGCGAGGATACACCAAATACCGCGAAATCTTACAGTTGATCGAAAATAACTACGTCGATACTGTCAATACCGACGAACTGGTTGATTATTCGATCGAAAAAATGCTCGAAAAGTTAGATCCACATACGGTATACATGAATCCACAGGATGCCATTGCCGCCCGGTCGCAGTTGGAAGGAGGATTCGATGGCATTGGCGTTGAATTCAATATCTATAAGGATACGGTGTATGTAGTAACTCCACTGGCGGGTGGCCCGTCCGAAACGGCTGGTATTCAGAGTGGCGACAAGATCATAAAAGTCGACAATACACCACTGGCGGGTAAAAAAATTGAAAACAGTGCTGTCTTTAAAGCCCTGCGTGGTAAGCGAGGCACCGAAGTTCGGCTAACAATTCTACGAAAGGGTGAAAAAGATCCTAAAATTTTTGCAATCACCCGCGACCGGATTCCTACCTACTCCGTCGATGCGGCTTATATGATTGACAACAAAACGGGTTATATCAAAATCAACCGCTTCTCCGAAACAACCTACGACGAGTTTAAAACGGCACTTACGGCACTGAAGGCTCAGGGCATGAGCCAGCTTCTGATGGACCTTCGAAACAATCCGGGTGGGTATATGGACCGGGCAACCAGTATTGCCGACGAGTTTATATCGGGCAACAAACTGCTGGTTTATACCGACGGAAAAGACAACCGGTACGACCGGCAGACGTTTGCCCGCATTGCCGGACAGTTTGAAGAAGGCCCGCTGATTGTGCTGGTCGATGAAGGAAGTGCTTCTGCATCTGAGATTGTAGCGGGTGCCTTGCAGGACCACGACCGTGCTCTGATAGCTGGCCGACGTTCGTTTGGAAAAGGGCTGGTACAAATGCCCGTGACGCTGTCGGATGGGTCTGAACTTCGATTGACTATATCCCGCTACTATACGCCAAGCGGACGTAGCATTCAGAAACCCTACGTACCGGGTCACGAAGGTGACTACGAAAAAGACCTCGAACTTCGCTCGAAACGGGGCGAATATTACATTGCCGACTCGATCAAAAATGATCCGAAGCTGAAATTTAAAACTGATGGTGGGCGAATCGTATATGGCGGTGGCGGCATCACACCCGACTACTTTATCCCCCGTGATTCGACCTGGCAGACGAGCTATCTGGTGCAACTCTACAGCAAAAACATCATCCGTGAGTTTGCGATGGAATACGCCAATGATAACCGCAGCCGACTGGAAAAAATGCCGTTCTCAGATTTTGACCGGACCGTGACCATCAACGACGATCAGATGAATAAACTGGTAAAGGATGCTACTGCCGAAGGAATTAAGTTTAACGAAAAAGAATATACTCGTTCGAAAAACTACATCCGGACTCAGATCAAGGCCCTGGTTGCCCGGTCTATTTATCAGAAAAATAACAAAGGCGGGCAGAACAATGAATTCTTCCGTGTGATTAGCGAAGCCGACGATACCTACCAGAAGGCGCTAAAACTCTTCGACAGAGCCAATAAGCTCGAACACGGTATGTTTACCTACAACGCACCGGATAAGAAATAG
- the hemC gene encoding hydroxymethylbilane synthase, translating to MHIRIGTRSSRLAVWQAEHIQTLLESGGVSSELVFIETKGDQVLDRSLSKIGSKGVFTQELEDQLRAGTIDIAVHSAKDLPSNLPEGLSIVAFTERELTNDVLVSRDKTLSLTGGREFTIGTSSTRRVAMLKHFCPHITTVDMRGNLQTRLRKLDEGQCDALLLAFAGVHRMGYDDLIVEQLPVSDFTPAVGQGSIAIEIAGTLAIEKVNVVRRFTNHALTESCLRAERAFLARLEGGCSIPSFALARWTDEQTISLTGGLVSLDGSQLLRETFTGTPEEAPMLGHALAERILAQGGDVLLADIRANL from the coding sequence ATGCACATCAGAATTGGCACACGCAGCAGCCGTTTGGCCGTATGGCAGGCTGAGCACATACAAACTTTATTAGAGAGCGGAGGTGTTTCGTCCGAACTGGTTTTTATTGAAACCAAAGGTGATCAGGTGCTGGACCGGTCGCTGTCGAAAATTGGTAGTAAAGGGGTTTTTACGCAGGAACTGGAGGACCAGCTTCGGGCGGGCACGATTGATATAGCGGTTCATAGTGCCAAAGATCTACCCTCCAATCTGCCCGAAGGGTTATCGATCGTTGCGTTTACCGAACGCGAACTCACGAACGACGTACTGGTTAGCCGGGATAAAACCCTGTCGTTGACCGGCGGACGCGAGTTTACGATTGGTACTTCATCAACGCGCCGGGTGGCGATGCTGAAGCATTTCTGCCCGCACATAACTACCGTCGATATGCGGGGAAACCTGCAAACGCGCCTGCGCAAGCTCGACGAAGGTCAGTGCGATGCGCTGTTGCTGGCTTTTGCGGGCGTTCATCGAATGGGCTACGACGATCTTATTGTTGAACAGTTGCCCGTGTCTGATTTTACACCAGCCGTTGGTCAGGGAAGCATTGCCATTGAAATTGCCGGTACACTGGCAATTGAGAAAGTCAATGTGGTACGGCGGTTTACCAATCATGCATTAACCGAATCCTGTTTGCGGGCCGAGCGGGCGTTTCTGGCCCGGCTGGAAGGCGGCTGTAGCATTCCGTCGTTTGCACTAGCCCGCTGGACCGATGAGCAAACCATTAGCCTGACTGGTGGGCTGGTTAGCCTGGACGGAAGCCAGCTCCTGCGGGAAACATTTACCGGCACTCCCGAAGAAGCGCCGATGCTGGGCCATGCACTGGCCGAGCGTATTCTGGCGCAGGGTGGCGACGTATTACTGGCCGATATTCGTGCAAACCTATGA